Proteins encoded within one genomic window of Anopheles gambiae chromosome 3, idAnoGambNW_F1_1, whole genome shotgun sequence:
- the LOC133393339 gene encoding uncharacterized protein LOC133393339, with amino-acid sequence MSGIKRARESGNLYRRANKHMKLDTMEKDAQDSSSIKTVLNPEHFLHDEYESIEADLEQTLESDKPMQSEAFQEEIADVQDYFIDDDFDDDDDEPENFKSAENIPIIDGIRYWALSTNATYRSINMILKLFKRSNVRVPATAKTLLKIERNQSVNKITEISGGHFWYNGFKKCLLNYFRDAECSSSLLSLTVSIDGLPLHNNSNMQFWPILFKVHELPQAPVMTAAIFCGTKKPQNIDEYLNPMVEELNELIKNGLTIHGSRVKVKLRAIVADTPARAFIKGVIGHNGYEGCLKCTAPGKFYKSMTFPGLHAPKRTDKAFRSNAYSNHCKAVTPLLKLDEFDIIEDIIVADKLHLIDLGVHKRLVLGWRNGSLGRKRLTDVQIDQICAALQQIPLPSEIHRKIRPLKYAHYWKGSESATFLNYVGFVVLKPHLPDDVYKHYMLLFCAVTLLSSNVYKDKWQLAGQLLDKFVADYGKVYHEKYIGSNVHNLQHVYEEVQKLGPLPSISTYPFENHLYHLKKLLRSGWKELQQAINRLTELDEFHVAKKTPKTRFPRVSKRGNTITVFIHEDFVMQNTFKNSWFLTKDDRIFKFEDVNDANNLSGREVKLKGLAFDDPFESSVLNISKGCSTTLTKSCKDVSIEHIKCKLVAVPTSKKNEIIFVPLLHTLEE; translated from the exons atgtCGGGTATAAAACGGGCTCGTGAGAGTGGAAATTTGTATCGGCGGGCGAATAAACACATGAAATTGGATACGATGGAAAAAGATGCACAAGATTCATCTTCAATTAAAACAG TGTTGAACCCAGAGCACTTTTTACATGATGAATATGAATCAATCGAGGCCGATTTGGAGCAAACATTGGAATCGGATAAACCAATGCAAAGTGAAGCTTTTCAAGAAGAGATTGCGGACGTGCAGGATTATTTCATAGATGATGACttcgatgatgacgacgatgaacCCGAAAATTTCAAATCTGCAGAAAATATACCTATCATAGATGGAATCAGATACTGGGCCTTATCAACTAATGCTACTTATCGTTCAATCAACATGATTCTGAAGCTATTCAAAAGAAGCAACGTGAGAGTGCCAGCCACAGCAAAAACTTTATTAAAGATAGAACGGAATCAATCGGTAAATAAGATCACCGAGATCAGCGGCGGTCACTTTTGGTACAATGGgttcaaaaaatgtttattgaaCTATTTTCG AGATGCAGAATGTTCTTCCAGCCTATTATCGTTAACTGTGTCGATTGATGGGTTGCCCTTGCACAACAATAGTAACATGCAATTCTGGCCTATTCTGTTCAAAGTGCATGAGCTGCCCCAAGCTCCAGTCATGACAGCAGCCATCTTTTGTGGTacgaaaaaaccacaaaatattGATGAATATCTTAATCCTATGGTAGAGGAATTAAATGAACTAATCAAGAATGGCCTTACCATACATGGTTCTCGTGTGAAGGTAAAGCTGCGAGCCATCGTTGCAGATACACCGGCAAGGGCCTTCATAAAAG GTGTCATTGGTCACAACGGATATGAAGGCTGTCTGAAATGCACGGCACCTGGAAAGTTTTATAAGTCAATGACTTTTCCTGGTTTACATGCACCTAAAAGAACAGACAAAGCATTCAGGAGTAATGCATATTCTAACCACTGCAAGGCAGTGACACCACTATTGAAACTGGACGAATTTGATATTATCGAAGACATAATTGTTGCCGACAAACTGCACTTGATTGATCTAGGTGTCCACAAACGGTTAGTCCTAGGTTGGCGGAATGGATCGTTAGGAAGAAAACGTCTGACCGATGTGCAAATTGACCAAATTTGTGCAGCTTTGCAGCAAATACCACTACCTTCTGAAATTCACCGCAAAATACGGCCTTTAAAATATGCTCACTATTGGAAAGGTTCTGAGAGTGCAACATTTCTCAACTATGTTGGTTTTGTAGTTCTAAAACCTCATCTACCAGACGACGTTTATAAGCATTATATGCTGTTATTTTGTGCAGTCACGTTACTTTCATCCAACGTGTACAAAGATAAGTGGCAATTGGCAGGTCAATTGCTTGACAAGTTTGTTGCAGATTATGGAAAAGTATACCACGAAAAGTATATTGGTAGCAACGTTCACAATCTGCAACATGTATATGAAGAGGTACAAAAATTAGGGCCGTTGCCTTCTATTTCCACATACCCCTTCGAAAACCATCtatatcatttaaaaaaattattgcGAAGTGGGTGGAAAGAATTACAGCAAGCCATCAATCGATTAACTGAACTCGATGAATTTCATGTGGCcaaaaaaacgccaaaaaCAAGATTTCCCCGTGTTAGTAAACGAGGAAATACCATAACAGTTTTCATCCATGAAGACTTTGTCATGCAAAACACATTTAAGAATAGCTGGTTTTTGACAAAGGATGACCGCATTTTCAAATTTGAAGATGTAAATGATGCTAACAATTTAAGTGGGCGGGAGGTGAAACTCAAGGGCTTAGCTTTTGATGATCCATTTGAATCAAGCGTGTTAAATATTTCCAAAGGATGCAGCACTACCTTAACCAAGTCATGCAAGGATGTTTCTATTGAACACATAAAGTGTAAACTAGTAGCTGTACCAACatctaaaaaaaatgaaattatttttgttcCATTACTTCATACACTTGAGGAATGA
- the LOC133393340 gene encoding uncharacterized protein LOC133393340 — translation MSQENNESTIYEDIEWLLSETESFGSENDTRSDTENINIKQCVPLQSLNHPSKITVLEIQPIPSMTKPVPSISLHSSPAKQPLDKDCYTQTFSKNVLFAEESSTSSSGYDKRTFISVATNTEDKENNVTELITKIDGIEKRLDNLEDNMNRKLDHVLRATARQSVILEDLVKVSRPMEGLLPRTDFTFVAMKSEEELQNLEELLEIDADYRLKLIRWLQLQISREDIPNRIHDLIDLLFSKPFFATLNWTGISKKQGITKIGLSKFKYVIDLFVEIACNRNLVVDRKYVATVLSKKLSHASDRIHLDDSKRTSCHTSRLFK, via the exons atgtCGCAAGAAAACAATGAATCAACTATATATGAAGATATAGAATGGCTTTTATCAG aAACCGAGTCGTTTGGATCAGAAAATGATACCCGTTCGG ATACAGAAAATATCAATATAAAGCAATGCGTTCCTCTTCAATCTTTGAACCATCCATCGAAAATAACGGTTCTAGAAATTCAACCTATTCCATCGATGACGAAACCTGTTCCATCTATTTCACTTCACTCCAGTCCAGCTAAACAACCTCTAGATAAAG ATTGCTACACACaaactttttcaaaaaatgtGCTATTTGCCGAAGAGAGTTCTACTTCCAGTAGTG GCTATGACAAACGAACGTTTATAAGTGTAGCAACCAACACGGAAGACAAAGAAAATAATGTGACTGAACTCATAACCAAAATCGATGGCATTGAAAAGAGATTAGACAATCTGGAAGATAATATGAATCGTAAATTGGACCATGTTTTGAGAGCAACTGCGCGACAGTCTGTTATATTAGAAGATTTGGTCAAAGTAAGTCGTCCTATGGAAGGTTTACTTCCAAGGACCGATTTCACGTTTGTGGCGATGAaatcagaagaagaattgCAAAATTTGGAAGAACTACTAGAAATTGATGCTGATTATAGATTAAAACTCATCAGATGGTTGCAACTTCAGATATCTCGTGAAGATATTCCGAATCGTATTCACGATTTAATTGATTTACTCTTTTCTAAACCATTTTTTGCAACACTCAATTGGACAGGAATTAGTAAAAAACAAGGCATTACAAAAATAGGGTTaagtaaatttaaatatgTAATAGATTTATTTGTAGAAATAGCATGTAATCGAAATTTAGTTGTAGATAGAAAATATGTGGCAACAGTTTTAAGTAAAAAATTAAGTCATGCATCTGATAGAATACACCTAGACGATAGCAAAAGAACTTCATGCCATACATCAAGATTATTTAAGTAG